From the Hyalangium ruber genome, the window TTCCAGAGAACTCTCGCCTTAACCAAGGAACGCGGCGGAAGCGACCGGGGAAGGGTGCATTGGAGCCCCCCTGACGCCCCCAGCGGCGCATTGTCACACGGATGACAGAGCGAGTTCCTTCAGCCGACACCTGACGCGAGACTTTCCCGTGGCGAACAGCCGCGCCTCACCGCAGGCGTCGGCACGCGGAGCTCTTCACCGCCAGGAACACGCGCGAGCCGACCACCACGCCCAGCTCGCGCACGGCCGCGTCGGTGACCCGCACGGCGAGCGGCACGCCGGCCACCTCCACCATGAGGACACGGTCCGCCACGCCAGCCTCCTCCACGCGGGACACGGCGCCCTCCAGCACGTTGCGCGCGGAGACACCGGTAAGCGGCGCCATGGACAGAAGGATGTCCTCGGCGAGCACCGCATAGGCGGCACGCGCCCCCGTGCTCAGCTCCGGGCCCTCCGGCACCCAGAGGCCCAGGCCCTCGGAGACGCGCAGGCGCAGCCCGCCTCCCGCCGGCCGCTCCAGCACGCCCTCCAGGATGTTCTCCTCTCCCTCCAGCCCCAGCACCCCACGCGCCGCGCCGCCGAACACCCGGTCCGCGGGGCCCACCGCTCGCACGCGGCCCGCCTCCAGCAGCAGCGCTTCCTGGGCCAGCACCCGCGCCTCGCCGAGCTGATGGGTGACGTAGAGCAGCGGCACCCGCGCCTCGTCCCGGATGCGCAGCAGGTAGGGCAGCACCCGCTCCTTGAGGGCCACGTCCAGCGCGGCCAACGGCTCATCCAGCAGCAGCAGCGCCGGATCCGTCGCCAGGGCCCGCGCGAGCGCCACGCGCTGCCGCTCCCCGCCCGAGAGCGTGGCCGGGTAGCGGTGCAGCAGCGGCTCCAGCTCCAGCAGGGCCACCGCCTCCTCCACGCGCGAGGGCCGCCCCTTGCGCACGCCGAAGCGGATGTTCTCCCGCGCGGTGAGGTGGGGAAAGAGCAACGAGTCCTGGGGCACGTAGCCCATGCACCGCGCCTCGGGAGGCACCTCCACGCCCGCCATCGAGTCCATCAACACGCGGCCGCCCACCTCCAGCCGTCCCCGCGCGCCGCGACGCAGCCCCGCCAGCGTCTCCAGCAGCGACGTCTTCCCCGAGCCGGAGCGCCCCATCACCGCCACCGACGCGGAGGAGAAGCGCACCTCCACCTCCAGGGTGAAGCGCGCCAGCGGCAGTCTCAGGGATACCTCCATCATGCGCGGACCCGTGCGCCCCGTCGGCGCGCCAGGACCTCGGTGGTGAAGATGGCGGCGAAGGCGATGAAGGTGGCCACGCCCGCCAGCCGCAGCGCCTCCGCGTCCTGCCCGAGCTGGGTACGGTGGAAGATGGCGAGCGCCAGTGTCTGGGTGCGCCCGGGGATGTTGCCCGCAACCAGCACCGTGGCGCCGAACTCTCCCAGGGCGCGCGAGAAGGCGAGCAACGTACCGGTGAGCAGCCCGCGCCAGGCCAGCGGCA encodes:
- the modC gene encoding molybdenum ABC transporter ATP-binding protein, with protein sequence MMEVSLRLPLARFTLEVEVRFSSASVAVMGRSGSGKTSLLETLAGLRRGARGRLEVGGRVLMDSMAGVEVPPEARCMGYVPQDSLLFPHLTARENIRFGVRKGRPSRVEEAVALLELEPLLHRYPATLSGGERQRVALARALATDPALLLLDEPLAALDVALKERVLPYLLRIRDEARVPLLYVTHQLGEARVLAQEALLLEAGRVRAVGPADRVFGGAARGVLGLEGEENILEGVLERPAGGGLRLRVSEGLGLWVPEGPELSTGARAAYAVLAEDILLSMAPLTGVSARNVLEGAVSRVEEAGVADRVLMVEVAGVPLAVRVTDAAVRELGVVVGSRVFLAVKSSACRRLR